A window of the Deltaproteobacteria bacterium genome harbors these coding sequences:
- a CDS encoding MBL fold metallo-hydrolase, whose product MQLQEDLYNYPWESMVENNCNSYLIAGEVVTLIDPGHHHLFPQLEKALAEDGFSRADIQLIIATHPHPDHFEAVEDFLDSDTLVALHPEAEHFIEEQGRELFRAMGLALPEYRVDLHLVEGELRLGNHTLQVIHTPGHAPGSICLYWQERKILFSGDVIFDRSLGRTDLPGGNGALLQQSIDRLAELDVELLLPGHGPPVQGKAAVKENFYLVRSMFFSML is encoded by the coding sequence ATGCAGCTACAAGAAGATCTCTATAACTATCCCTGGGAAAGTATGGTTGAGAACAACTGCAACAGCTATCTCATTGCCGGTGAAGTGGTAACCCTCATCGACCCGGGCCACCACCACCTCTTTCCCCAGCTCGAGAAAGCCCTGGCTGAGGATGGCTTCTCTCGGGCTGACATCCAGCTCATCATTGCAACGCACCCACATCCGGACCATTTCGAAGCTGTGGAGGATTTTCTCGATAGCGATACCCTGGTGGCGCTCCATCCTGAGGCTGAGCACTTCATCGAGGAGCAGGGCAGGGAGCTCTTCCGCGCCATGGGGCTTGCCTTGCCAGAGTACCGCGTCGACTTGCACCTGGTGGAGGGCGAGCTGCGCTTGGGCAACCATACCCTGCAGGTAATCCATACTCCTGGGCACGCCCCCGGCAGCATCTGCCTGTACTGGCAGGAGCGCAAGATTCTCTTTTCAGGCGATGTGATTTTCGACAGAAGCCTCGGCCGCACGGATCTTCCCGGAGGCAATGGCGCCTTGCTGCAGCAGTCCATTGATCGTCTGGCTGAACTGGATGTGGAACTGCTCTTGCCCGGCCATGGCCCTCCTGTCCAGGGCAAGGCAGCCGTCAAAGAAAACTTCTACCTGGTTCGCAGTATGTTCTTCAGTATGCTGTAG
- a CDS encoding GNAT family N-acetyltransferase, with product MKSGPQTSLSKNASPGGDHAAVLSADYQKKKTSAERAMARIRRGNRVFIGSGCGEPQHLVRALERMVVQLADLEILHLLSLGKASFTEEAFRDKCRLKSFFVASGSRQAVAEGRADYTPIYLYDVPQLFRSGHSPIDVALIQVSPPDPHGYCSYGISVDIVKAAAEEARIVIAQINPRMPRVHGDAYIHIDQIDAVVEHREELLEMPPPLMNDTAYEIGREVAELIDDGSTIRAGVGSVANAALYSLADKKDLGVHTDMLTDAFLYLIEKGAITNRKKTLHPKKVVASFCMGSRRLYDFVEDNPMVAFYPAEYTNDYFVISKNDNMVCINSALQVDLSGQVCADSVGHTIYSGVGGAVDFIRGALLSKNGKSIIVLPSTTLDEEESRIVPHLSEGAGVINTRGGVHYIVTEYGAVNLHGKSIRERALALIELAHPKFREQLFRAAQRLHYIYRHLQPPKGAPQPYPETWQLRQVLAGGEEIRLRPVRLTDERALQEFFYALPQEKPFIRFLSAMKVFPRPDLRALLQIDYHREMCLVAVTGELAAETVVAVGRYLLDEETNMAEVDFAVRQQWQGKGVASLLLQQLINIAKSKHIEGFVTYLDPGNRQALAVFQKMGYLMNTSLEGDVMKVTLSLTEPVEQCFLDFSGSSTSENQ from the coding sequence ATGAAAAGTGGTCCGCAAACGAGTCTCAGCAAAAACGCTTCTCCTGGGGGTGACCATGCTGCTGTCCTCTCTGCCGATTATCAGAAGAAGAAGACCAGTGCAGAAAGAGCTATGGCCCGCATTCGCCGGGGCAACAGAGTGTTTATCGGCTCTGGCTGCGGCGAGCCCCAGCATCTGGTGCGGGCCCTGGAACGCATGGTGGTGCAGCTGGCTGATCTGGAAATACTCCATCTGCTCTCACTCGGCAAGGCATCTTTTACTGAGGAAGCCTTTCGAGACAAATGCCGCCTGAAATCTTTCTTCGTGGCTTCCGGTTCGCGGCAGGCGGTTGCCGAAGGGCGAGCCGACTATACGCCCATCTATCTCTACGATGTGCCGCAGCTGTTCCGCAGTGGTCACAGTCCAATAGACGTTGCCCTCATCCAGGTATCTCCCCCGGATCCTCACGGCTATTGTTCTTATGGTATTTCCGTGGATATTGTCAAAGCCGCGGCCGAGGAGGCCAGAATCGTCATTGCCCAGATCAATCCGAGAATGCCCAGAGTCCACGGCGATGCCTATATCCATATAGATCAGATCGATGCGGTGGTGGAACACAGGGAAGAATTGTTGGAGATGCCGCCGCCCCTGATGAATGACACCGCCTACGAAATAGGCAGGGAGGTGGCCGAGCTCATTGATGACGGCTCAACCATCAGAGCTGGCGTTGGCAGCGTGGCCAATGCAGCGCTCTACTCCCTTGCTGACAAAAAAGATCTGGGTGTGCACACTGACATGCTCACAGACGCCTTTCTCTACCTCATTGAAAAGGGCGCCATTACCAACAGGAAAAAAACCCTGCATCCCAAGAAAGTCGTGGCCAGTTTCTGTATGGGGTCCAGAAGACTTTATGACTTTGTGGAGGACAACCCCATGGTGGCCTTTTACCCCGCAGAGTATACCAATGACTATTTCGTCATCAGCAAGAACGACAATATGGTCTGCATCAACTCTGCTCTGCAGGTGGATCTCAGCGGCCAGGTATGCGCCGACTCCGTTGGCCACACCATATACAGTGGAGTGGGCGGGGCCGTGGACTTCATCAGAGGGGCACTGCTGTCCAAGAATGGCAAAAGTATTATAGTGCTGCCATCCACGACTCTGGACGAAGAAGAGTCTAGAATCGTGCCTCATCTCAGTGAGGGAGCCGGGGTAATCAACACTCGCGGTGGTGTCCATTACATTGTCACTGAATACGGTGCGGTGAATCTCCACGGCAAGAGTATCCGGGAGCGTGCTCTGGCCCTGATAGAACTGGCCCATCCCAAGTTTAGAGAGCAGCTGTTTCGCGCTGCCCAGAGGCTTCACTACATTTACCGGCACCTGCAGCCGCCAAAAGGTGCCCCACAGCCATATCCTGAAACCTGGCAGCTGCGGCAGGTGCTTGCTGGAGGAGAGGAAATTCGCCTCCGGCCGGTGCGACTCACTGACGAGCGCGCCCTGCAGGAATTCTTCTATGCCCTGCCGCAAGAGAAGCCTTTTATTCGCTTTCTTTCCGCCATGAAGGTTTTTCCTCGTCCTGATCTACGGGCGCTTCTGCAGATAGACTATCACCGAGAAATGTGCCTGGTAGCTGTGACCGGCGAACTGGCTGCCGAAACAGTGGTTGCTGTGGGTCGTTATCTCCTGGATGAGGAAACCAATATGGCTGAAGTGGACTTTGCTGTGCGCCAACAATGGCAGGGAAAGGGGGTGGCCAGCCTGCTCCTGCAACAGCTGATCAATATAGCAAAGAGCAAACATATCGAAGGTTTTGTCACCTACCTCGACCCTGGAAATCGCCAGGCCCTGGCAGTTTTTCAGAAGATGGGCTACCTGATGAATACTTCTCTGGAAGGAGATGTTATGAAGGTTACACTTTCTCTGACAGAACCTGTTGAGCAGTGTTTCCTGGATTTCTCTGGCAGCAGCACCAGCGAGAACCAGTAA
- a CDS encoding prolipoprotein diacylglyceryl transferase: protein MLAYPKINPNIIEIGPIKLRWYGLMYVLGFLASYLLIQRMERARKLGLHGSRLQDFMFYLAVGLVVGARLGYVLFYQFHDYAFYVEHPLEIIAIWHGGMSFHGGLLGAVLAGILFCRRAGLPMLEVADVVIITAPIGLGLGRLGNFINGELFGRPSSVPWAMLFPEGGPLPRHPSQLYEAFLEGVVLFALLWLLKNRLRWSGGMVCLFLAGYGILRFLAEFFREPDPQLGLFFGFLSMGQLLCLAMILAALCLWLLLPHNSAEKPEET from the coding sequence ATGCTGGCCTATCCAAAGATCAATCCCAACATTATCGAGATCGGTCCCATCAAGCTGCGCTGGTACGGCCTCATGTATGTGCTGGGCTTCCTGGCATCCTACCTGCTGATTCAGAGGATGGAGAGAGCCCGCAAACTTGGTCTCCATGGCTCGCGCCTGCAAGATTTCATGTTTTATCTGGCTGTCGGTCTGGTGGTTGGGGCCCGCCTCGGCTACGTGCTCTTTTACCAGTTTCACGATTATGCCTTCTATGTGGAGCACCCTCTGGAGATTATCGCCATCTGGCACGGCGGCATGTCTTTTCATGGGGGGTTGTTAGGCGCTGTGCTTGCCGGGATTCTTTTCTGCCGCCGCGCCGGCCTTCCCATGCTGGAGGTTGCAGATGTGGTAATAATCACCGCCCCTATTGGCCTCGGCCTGGGACGGCTGGGAAACTTCATCAATGGTGAACTCTTCGGCCGTCCCAGTTCGGTGCCCTGGGCCATGCTATTTCCTGAGGGAGGACCCCTGCCCCGGCACCCCTCTCAGCTGTATGAAGCTTTTCTGGAAGGGGTGGTGTTGTTCGCACTTCTCTGGCTGCTGAAAAATCGCCTCAGGTGGTCTGGGGGCATGGTATGTCTCTTTCTCGCTGGCTACGGCATCCTGCGCTTCCTGGCCGAGTTTTTTCGAGAGCCAGACCCGCAGCTCGGTCTCTTTTTCGGTTTTCTTTCAATGGGGCAGCTTCTCTGCCTTGCTATGATTCTGGCAGCGCTTTGCCTCTGGCTGCTGCTGCCGCACAACTCTGCCGAGAAACCAGAGGAAACCTGA